A window of Theropithecus gelada isolate Dixy chromosome 14, Tgel_1.0, whole genome shotgun sequence contains these coding sequences:
- the UBE2L6 gene encoding ubiquitin/ISG15-conjugating enzyme E2 L6, producing the protein MASIRVAKELEDLQKKPPPYLRNLSSSDANVLVWHALLLPDQPPYHLKAFNLCISFPPEYPFRPPTIKFTTKIYHPNVDESGYVCLPIISSENWKPCTKTCQVLEALNVLVNRPNIREPLRVELADLLTENPELFRKNAEEFTLQYGVDRPS; encoded by the exons ATGGCGAGCATACGAGTGGCTAAG GAGCTGGAGGATCTTCAGAAGAAGCCTCCCCCGTACCTGCGGAACCTGTCCAGCAGTGATGCCAATGTCCTGGTGTGGCACGCTCTCCTCCTACCT GACCAACCTCCCTACCACCTCAAAGCCTTCAACCTGTGCATCAGCTTCCCGCCTGAGTATCCGTTCAGGCCTCCCACGATCAAATTCACAACCAAGATCTACCACCCCAACGTGGACGAGAGCGGATATGTTTGCCTGCCCATCATCAGCAGTGAGAACTGGAAGCCTTGCACCAAGACTTGCCAAG TCCTGGAGGCCCTGAATGTGCTGGTGAATAGACCGAATATCAGGGAGCCCCTGCGGGTGGAGCTCGCTGACCTGCTGACAGAGAATCCGGAGCTGTTCAGAAAGAATGCTGAAGAGTTCACCCTCCAATATGGAGTGGACCGGCCCTCCTAA